In a single window of the Daphnia carinata strain CSIRO-1 chromosome 4, CSIRO_AGI_Dcar_HiC_V3, whole genome shotgun sequence genome:
- the LOC130695131 gene encoding uncharacterized protein LOC130695131 — protein sequence MRLLMTAWSVIVMVALHSPSWIPGALAQSNYAERGVDIEYQGNGIPLEATLDGVVTKLDDLTHVIRTNRSAASLSCASRAMEVDLEFSEPFYGIVYSNFDRRSACSFVGKGGTKYHYEFPLSGCGTIQDPTRVFTNNILVRFHPSLELEGDEVKTIVCRYPEPVVPPPLGPPLPISVANVPATDPVPNRLAEPQILMIICALLFLAMMLFGVACSYFCLKQRNIRLIRRSRLIPSSGLGSEITGITDQTIFPPFAGLKIPRAHASSSGSDQQPIVESSDTLPSDYPSESRSGSEMEEGGGCYRRDSTVSSIQREEVPPLRRQPPDPDLSSVYSDAHNQYDDDTFQLPTTIPRVDPTFDVAFRVKERHRSPAPSSVTSEESRAPSVANILTAQERALTTILEREEWRQSEIQTASSATLLESPPLNAPADASDGPPPGYAHVQRKPRYVSPARSLESQARSVGEMVLKSSRPYVPKPEASFRVTTEIPERHETERTLVINEDIQLHTSTFRQLKEDEETETMIVPTPERPVPPPKLSTQEVDDLYLQTITETRIIDEEERIRRQKTEYLQRARPAALPPNWDVAIRTHPPAQPPPRSPSDTTVSTMPDWDIKIRQYPPVYEPRTPSESTNWDGMSHMTEPQPAPEFDVTIRQYPPVYEPRTPSESTVWDVMSQVDPQPVPDFDVKIRQYPPAYEPRTPSESTNWDGMSHVEPQPPPDFDVTIRQYPPVYQPRTPSESTVWDGMSQADPQPPPDWDVTIRQYPPVYEPRSPSQSTNWDGMSQAEPNPPTEQPPDWDVKIRQYPPIHSPRVPSESTDWDPSEYARSISEPPPPNWDVLVRVLNPPVPEYITDDDDATSILTIEDRQKWQQIITTESTLRTMLTEAVVREDFERIRRDTRFQRVFEPKKWDVIIRVLSAPIHPNRDDSSDTRSETTVNSEPIRPHRRDPRSSRSSSLAPVHEAEFIRMTASHTVTNHEFRYHQRGDPDVWSEASANTHRSSAYPRSTADRSMHSEMVDHLDRRPPHEWDGYSEDGTSRPSLARSTSEFTENWQQRLPYDRVSNASENFSTASSSRPNNRAGRRPVLERSSTEVMEDVPQSEAGRDRSSTNSSDSSRDFARRVPYERISSSESESGARE from the exons ATGCGTCTCCTAATGACCGCATGGAGCGTGATTGTGATGGTCGCGCTCCACTCTCCGAGTTGGATCCCCGGCGCTTTGGCCCAGTCCAACTACGCCGAGCGTGGTGTCGACATTGAGTACCAAGGCAATGGCATACCACTGGAGGCCACGTTGGACGGTGTTGTCACGAAATTGGACGATCTCACCCACGTCATCCGCACCAACAG GTCAGCGGCCAGCTTGAGCTGCGCTTCGCGAGCCATGGAAGTCGATTTGGAATTCTCTGAGCCTTTTTACGGCATTGTTTATTCGAATTTCGACCGGCGGAGCGCTTGCTCTTTCGTCGGCAAAGGAGGCACCAAATATCATTACGAATTCCCGCTTTCCGGATGCGGAACCATCCAG GACCCGACACGCGTTTTCACCAACAATATTCTCGTCCGCTTCCACCCATCTTTGGAGTTGGAGGGTGACGAAGTTAAAACGATTGTTTGCCGCTACCCGGAGCCGGTAGTGCCCCCACCACTTGGCCCGCCTCTGCCAATTTCGGTGGCTAATGTTCCGGCTACGGATCCCGTGCCCAACCGGTTAGCCGAGCCGCAAATCTTGATGATCATCTGCGCTTTACTCTTCCTGGCCATGATGCTCTTCGGCGTCGCCTGCTCTTACTTCTGCCTGAAGCAGCGCAACATCAGACTCATCCGGCGCAGCAGGCTCATTCCGTCATCCGGACTGGGTTCAGAAATTACCGGCATTACGGATCAAACGATATTCCCTCCGTTCGCTGGCCTTAAAATCCCGCGAGCTCATGCTTCCAGCTCCGGATCCGATCAGCAACCGATCGTCGAATCCAGCGACACGCTGCCCAGCGATTATCCATCGGAATCGCGCAGCGGGAGCGAAATGGAAGAAGGCGGAGGTTGTTACCGCCGGGACAGCACAGTCAGTTCGATTCAGCGTGAGGAAGTACCTCCGCTTCGCCGCCAGCCACCTGATCCGGATTTGTCCAGCGTCTACTCCGACGCTCACAATCAATACGACGACGACACATTCCAATTGCCGACGACGATTCCTCGCGTCGATCCCACTTTCGACGTCGCATTCCGCGTTAAAGAACGCCATCGCAGTCCGGCGCCGTCGTCGGTGACTTCGGAGGAGAGCCGAGCGCCCAGCGTGGCCAACATCCTCACGGCCCAGGAGAGAGCCTTGACCACCATCCTGGAACGCGAAGAATGGCGCCAATCGgaaattcaaacagcttcGTCGGCCACTTTGTTGGAATCTCCGCCGTTAAACGCTCCAGCGGATGCTTCAGATGGCCCACCACCTGGCTACGCTCACGTCCAGCGCAAACCGCGGTACGTCAGCCCGGCACGATCGCTGGAGAGCCAAGCCCGCTCTGTGGGCGAGATGGTTCTGAAATCGAGCCGGCCGTACGTGCCGAAACCGGAAGCGAGTTTCCGCGTGACGACCGAGATCCCCGAACGGCACGAAACGGAACGCACCCTCGTCATCAACGAAGACATCCAATTGCACACCAGCACCTTCCGTCAACTGAAGGAGGACGAAGAGACGGAAACGATGATCGTGCCCACTCCCGAACGTCCGGTTCCTCCCCCGAAACTCAGCACGCAAGAAGTCGACGATTTGTACTTGCAGACCATCACCGAAACGCGCATCATCGACGAGGAGGAGCGCATCCGCCGCCAGAAGACGGAATATCTTCAACGTGCTAGGCCGGCTGCTTTGCCGCCCAATTGGGACGTGGCCATCCGCACTCATCCACCTGCCCAGCCGCCGCCACGATCGCCCAGCGACACCACCGTGTCCACCATGCCGGATTGGGACATCAAGATCCGGCAGTATCCGCCCGTTTACGAGCCGCGCACTCCTAGCGAGTCGACCAATTGGGACGGAATGAGTCACATGACTGAGCCACAACCCGCACCGGAATTCGACGTCACCATCCGTCAATATCCGCCTGTTTACGAGCCTCGCACTCCGAGTGAATCCACCGTGTGGGACGTGATGAGCCAAGTTGATCCGCAACCGGTTCCTGATTTTGACGTCAAGATCCGCCAGTATCCACCAGCTTACGAGCCGCGCACTCCGAGCGAGTCGACCAATTGGGACGGAATGAGCCACGTAGAGCCGCAACCTCCTCCAGATTTCGATGTGACCATCCGCCAATATCCGCCCGTCTATCAGCCCCGCACTCCTAGCGAATCCACCGTCTGGGATGGAATGAGCCAAGCTGATCCGCAACCGCCACCGGATTGGGATGTGACCATCCGTCAATATCCGCCCGTCTACGAACCACGCAGCcctagccaatccaccaacTGGGACGGAATGAGCCAAGCCGAACCCAATCCACCGACGGAACAGCCTCCGGATTGGGACGTCAAGATCCGTCAGTATCCACCCATCCATTCTCCTCGCGTGCCGAGCGAGAGCACAGACTGGGATCCTTCGGAGTACGCTCGATCCATCAGCGAACCTCCGCCTCCCAACTGGGACGTCCTGGTCCGTGTTTTGAATCCACCCGTGCCCGAATATATCACGGACGACGATGATGCAACCTCGATTTTGACTATTGAAGATCGTCAGAAATGGCAGCAGATTATCACGACGGAATCGACGCTTCGAACAATGCTGACGGAAGCTGTCGTCCGCGAAGATTTCGAACGCATCCGCCGCGACACCCGCTTCCAGCGCGTTTTCGAGCCCAAGAAATGGGATGTTATTATCCGCGTGTTATCCGCTCCGATTCATCCGAACAGAGACGATTCGAGCGACACTCGTTCCGAGACGACCGTCAACTCGGAGCCCATCCGGCCGCACCGCCGAGATCCGCGCAGCAGCCGCAGCAGTTCGTTAGCTCCCGTTCACGAAGCGGAGTTCATCCGGATGACTGCGTCTCACACAGTAACGAACCACGAATTCCGGTACCATCAGCGAGGCGATCCGGATGTGTGGAGCGAAGCTAGTGCCAATACGCATCGATCGAGCGCGTATCCGCGCAGCACGGCGGATCGATCGATGCACAGCGAAATGGTGGACCATCTCGATCGACGACCTCCGCACGAATGGGACGGCTACTCGGAAGATGGAACGAGCCGTCCGTCTTTGGCTCGCAGCACTTCCGAGTTCACGGAGAATTGGCAACAGCGACTGCCTTACGATCGCGTATCGAACGCAAGCGAGAATTTCTCCACGGCCTCCTCGTCCCGGCCGAATAACCGAGCTGGACGGAGGCCAGTGCTTGAACGCTCGTCAACCGAAGTGATGGAAGATGTGCCACAAAGCGAAGCCGGAAGAGACAGATCGAGCACGAACAGCAGCGATTCGTCGCGTGATTTCGCCCGCCGCGTCCCGTACGAACGCATTTCTTCCAGCGAATCGGAATCCGGCGCCAGGGAATAG